A region from the Brevibacterium paucivorans genome encodes:
- a CDS encoding CrcB family protein, producing MSRLLSPLLVFTGGALGTWARVAIFQFGETAGLITVNAVGTLILATLSGLLFHAHAPWATPVKLFLGAGVCGALTTQSTLALVTVQAGLGGLTLTVVSLVTGACAAVSGWLIGSALRPSPRSSC from the coding sequence GTGTCGCGCTTGCTATCGCCCCTTCTGGTCTTCACCGGTGGCGCGCTGGGCACGTGGGCTCGCGTCGCGATCTTTCAGTTCGGTGAAACCGCCGGCCTCATCACGGTCAACGCCGTAGGAACCCTGATACTCGCAACCCTGTCCGGGCTCTTGTTCCATGCCCACGCACCGTGGGCAACACCCGTGAAACTTTTCCTGGGAGCCGGTGTGTGCGGCGCCCTCACCACGCAGTCCACGTTGGCCCTCGTGACCGTGCAAGCTGGGCTTGGCGGGCTCACGCTCACTGTGGTGTCCCTGGTGACTGGCGCCTGCGCCGCCGTCAGTGGGTGGTTGATTGGGTCGGCGTTGCGTCCGTCGCCGAGGTCGTCGTGCTGA
- the leuS gene encoding leucine--tRNA ligase produces MSNAPEQPTYRYDAQLAGDIELKWQDRWEEEGTFSSPNPVGDLAGDNRDLGAPMYLMDMFPYPSGRGLHVGHPLGYLATDVYARYQRMRGRNVMHALGYDAFGLPAEQYAVQTGQHPRITTNQNIDNMRRQLRRLGLGHDPRRTFATTDPEFVKWTQWIFAKIFDAWYDVDAAKARPISELIEQFETGARDTGRGAWADLSPREREEVLQNYRLAYVSESPVNWCPGLGTVLANEEVTAEGRSERGNFPVYTRKLKQWNMRITAYADRLDADLDAVDWPEAVKHMQRNWIGKSVGALVRFTGPNVPQLEVYTTRADTLFGATFAVLSPEHPLVDEFVQGAWPQDVNPTWTQGAATPAEAVAEYQRAAAAKTPAERQEDKNKTGVFTGSYVKNPATGQDMPVFVADYVLMGYGTGAVMGVPAEDSRDWDFAKEYGLPYIRTVEPPADHDEDTPYLGEGQKINSANEHIDVNAVDVDEAKNRVVTWLAEHGLAEETTQYRLRDWLFSRQRYWGEPFPIVYDEEGTPHLIPEDQLPVDLPELENFSPKTFEPDDVDSEPEPPLGRNRDWVTVELDLGDGLKTYTRETNTMPNWAGSSWYQLRYADPHNDRALVDPENEKYWLGPREDKKSGGADLYIGGVEHAVLHLLYARFWHKVLHDLGHISSFEPFYKLINQGYIQAYAFTDARGVYVPANEVEEKEDGTFWYQGEQVSREYGKMGKSLKNMVTPDDMYDEYGADTFRVYEMSMGPLEVSRAWETRAVVGAQRFLQRVWRLVVDEDSGELKVTDQPADEETLRVLHSTIAGVRDDMDNFRFNTVVAKLIVLTNHLTKVGVSPREVIEPLVVMLAPLAPHIAEELWSKLGHEHTITYATFPEVDERYLVEETVTCVVQVKGKVRDRLEVSPDISDEELEKLALASKGAQRSLDGAEVRKVIVRAPKLVNIVPM; encoded by the coding sequence ATGAGTAACGCTCCTGAGCAGCCCACCTATCGCTACGATGCGCAGCTGGCGGGAGACATTGAACTCAAATGGCAAGATCGTTGGGAAGAAGAGGGGACTTTTTCGTCCCCCAACCCGGTGGGCGACTTGGCCGGGGACAACCGTGACCTGGGGGCGCCCATGTACCTCATGGACATGTTCCCGTACCCGTCGGGGCGCGGTCTGCACGTGGGTCACCCGTTGGGGTATTTGGCAACAGATGTGTATGCGCGCTATCAGCGGATGCGCGGACGCAACGTCATGCACGCATTGGGCTATGACGCGTTCGGTCTGCCGGCTGAACAGTACGCCGTGCAGACGGGACAACACCCCCGCATCACCACTAACCAGAATATTGACAACATGCGTAGGCAGCTACGTCGCTTGGGACTGGGGCATGACCCGCGTCGTACATTCGCTACGACCGATCCTGAGTTCGTGAAGTGGACGCAGTGGATCTTCGCCAAGATTTTCGACGCTTGGTATGACGTTGACGCAGCCAAGGCGCGCCCCATCAGTGAACTGATCGAACAGTTCGAAACTGGTGCGCGTGACACCGGTCGAGGTGCCTGGGCGGACTTGAGCCCACGTGAACGTGAAGAAGTTTTGCAGAACTACCGCTTGGCGTATGTGAGCGAATCGCCAGTGAACTGGTGCCCAGGCCTGGGTACCGTGCTCGCTAACGAAGAAGTGACCGCAGAGGGCCGCTCTGAGCGCGGGAACTTCCCGGTCTACACACGCAAACTCAAGCAGTGGAACATGCGGATCACTGCGTACGCCGACCGTTTGGACGCGGACCTGGACGCAGTGGACTGGCCCGAAGCGGTCAAGCACATGCAACGCAACTGGATTGGCAAATCGGTGGGTGCCTTGGTGCGTTTCACCGGCCCCAATGTCCCGCAGCTCGAGGTGTACACCACGCGTGCCGACACGCTGTTCGGTGCCACATTCGCCGTTCTTTCCCCAGAACACCCGCTCGTCGATGAGTTCGTGCAGGGTGCGTGGCCACAAGATGTGAACCCCACCTGGACGCAAGGGGCGGCAACCCCCGCCGAGGCGGTAGCCGAGTACCAGCGTGCCGCGGCTGCGAAGACCCCGGCCGAGCGTCAGGAAGACAAGAACAAAACGGGTGTGTTCACGGGTAGCTATGTGAAGAACCCTGCAACCGGACAAGATATGCCCGTCTTTGTGGCGGACTACGTGCTCATGGGGTACGGAACCGGTGCGGTCATGGGTGTGCCCGCAGAGGACAGCCGTGACTGGGATTTCGCTAAGGAATACGGCCTGCCTTATATCCGTACGGTTGAACCTCCGGCAGATCACGACGAAGATACGCCGTACTTGGGTGAAGGCCAGAAGATCAACTCGGCGAATGAACACATCGATGTCAACGCGGTCGACGTCGATGAAGCGAAAAACCGGGTGGTGACATGGCTTGCCGAACACGGGCTTGCCGAAGAGACCACGCAGTATCGCTTGCGTGACTGGCTGTTTAGCCGTCAGCGCTACTGGGGTGAACCATTCCCCATCGTGTACGACGAAGAAGGCACTCCACACCTGATTCCTGAAGACCAGCTCCCGGTTGATCTTCCAGAGCTGGAAAACTTCAGCCCCAAGACCTTCGAACCCGATGACGTGGACTCCGAACCGGAACCACCTCTGGGGCGTAACCGCGACTGGGTCACCGTCGAACTCGACCTGGGAGATGGGCTCAAAACCTACACCCGCGAGACCAACACGATGCCCAACTGGGCAGGTTCGTCGTGGTACCAACTGCGGTATGCGGACCCACACAACGACCGTGCACTCGTCGACCCCGAGAACGAAAAGTACTGGCTGGGGCCACGGGAAGACAAGAAGTCCGGGGGAGCTGACCTTTACATCGGCGGTGTTGAGCACGCGGTCCTTCACTTGCTGTACGCCCGCTTCTGGCACAAAGTCCTCCACGACCTCGGGCACATTTCCAGCTTTGAACCGTTCTACAAGCTCATCAACCAGGGGTACATCCAGGCGTATGCGTTCACCGACGCGCGGGGCGTGTACGTGCCAGCCAATGAGGTTGAAGAAAAAGAAGATGGCACGTTCTGGTATCAGGGCGAACAAGTGTCGCGCGAGTACGGGAAAATGGGTAAGTCGCTCAAGAACATGGTGACACCCGACGACATGTACGACGAGTACGGCGCCGACACGTTCCGCGTATATGAAATGTCGATGGGACCGCTCGAAGTGTCACGCGCATGGGAAACCCGTGCAGTCGTGGGTGCTCAGCGCTTCTTGCAGCGCGTGTGGCGTCTGGTTGTTGACGAAGACTCCGGCGAACTCAAGGTGACGGATCAGCCAGCCGACGAGGAAACCTTGCGCGTTTTGCATTCCACGATTGCAGGTGTGCGCGACGACATGGACAACTTCCGTTTCAACACGGTGGTCGCCAAGCTGATCGTGCTCACCAACCACCTCACCAAGGTGGGAGTCTCGCCGCGTGAGGTCATTGAGCCACTTGTCGTCATGCTCGCTCCACTTGCCCCGCACATTGCGGAGGAACTGTGGAGCAAGTTGGGCCACGAACACACCATCACATATGCAACCTTCCCCGAGGTCGACGAGCGTTACCTGGTTGAAGAGACCGTCACGTGCGTGGTTCAGGTAAAGGGTAAGGTGCGCGACCGCTTGGAGGTCTCGCCGGACATCTCCGATGAGGAACTCGAAAAGTTGGCGCTTGCCTCTAAGGGCGCCCAGCGTAGCCTGGACGGCGCCGAGGTGCGCAAAGTGATCGTGCGTGCGCCCAAACTCGTGAACATCGTGCCCATGTAA
- a CDS encoding UDP-glucose dehydrogenase family protein: MSTISVIGCGYLGAVHAAAMASVGHTVIGVDVDENKVRALSNFDAPFFEPGLPELLKKGQESGNLTFTTDIEQAKEATVHFVCVGTPQRKGEFAADMTYVEAAFESVATILSPGDVVVGKSTVPVGTAARMEPAVTEHGAVLAWNPEFLREGHAVDDTLTPNRIIYGVPEGEAGEKAIAALDEVYAHNLETDTPRLIMDYATAELVKTAANSFLATKISFINAMAELCEAAGADVTVLADAIGMDDRIGRKFLNAGLGFGGGCLPKDIRAFMARAGELGADQAVAFLREIDSINMRRRVRMVDLAREQVHGSFIGKKIAVLGAAFKPYSDDVRDSPALAVAGLISLQGGSVVVTDPQAIENARKLFGQLTYAETAEEALQDADVVLLLTEWREYRDLDPVEVGKLVKNRAIVDGRNVLDPVQWREAGWSYRALGRP; this comes from the coding sequence ATGAGCACAATATCGGTAATCGGGTGCGGGTACTTGGGTGCTGTTCACGCGGCAGCCATGGCGTCTGTCGGACACACGGTGATCGGTGTTGATGTAGACGAAAACAAAGTGCGCGCCTTGTCGAACTTCGACGCGCCATTCTTTGAACCGGGACTCCCAGAGCTTTTGAAAAAGGGCCAGGAGTCCGGAAACCTCACGTTTACCACTGACATTGAACAAGCCAAAGAAGCGACGGTCCACTTTGTGTGCGTGGGAACCCCGCAACGGAAAGGCGAGTTCGCCGCCGACATGACATACGTGGAAGCGGCCTTTGAGTCGGTGGCCACGATTCTGAGCCCCGGCGATGTGGTCGTAGGGAAATCAACCGTTCCCGTGGGAACAGCCGCGCGTATGGAACCTGCCGTGACTGAACACGGCGCCGTTTTGGCGTGGAATCCAGAGTTCTTGCGTGAAGGACACGCCGTTGACGACACGCTCACCCCCAACCGCATCATCTACGGTGTTCCGGAAGGCGAAGCCGGTGAGAAGGCTATCGCCGCTCTTGACGAGGTGTACGCACACAACCTAGAGACTGACACTCCGCGCCTCATCATGGACTATGCGACTGCGGAGCTGGTGAAAACCGCGGCCAACTCGTTCCTGGCCACCAAGATTTCCTTCATCAACGCCATGGCCGAACTGTGTGAAGCCGCCGGTGCAGACGTCACGGTGCTCGCCGACGCGATCGGGATGGACGACCGGATCGGACGCAAGTTCCTCAACGCCGGACTGGGCTTTGGCGGTGGGTGCTTGCCTAAGGACATTCGCGCGTTCATGGCGCGCGCCGGTGAGTTGGGCGCCGACCAGGCTGTTGCGTTCTTGCGCGAGATCGACTCGATCAACATGCGTCGTCGCGTCCGCATGGTCGACTTGGCGCGTGAACAGGTCCACGGGTCGTTCATTGGTAAGAAGATCGCCGTACTGGGTGCTGCGTTCAAACCGTACAGCGACGATGTGCGTGACTCGCCTGCCTTGGCCGTGGCAGGTCTCATTTCGCTCCAGGGTGGTTCGGTCGTGGTGACCGACCCGCAAGCGATCGAGAACGCCCGGAAACTGTTTGGCCAGCTCACGTACGCGGAAACCGCTGAAGAAGCTCTGCAAGACGCCGATGTGGTGCTCCTGTTAACCGAATGGCGTGAGTACCGTGACCTCGACCCCGTTGAGGTGGGCAAGCTGGTGAAGAACCGCGCAATCGTCGACGGTCGCAACGTGCTGGACCCCGTGCAGTGGCGTGAAGCCGGCTGGTCCTACCGTGCGCTGGGTCGCCCGTGA
- the nadE gene encoding ammonia-dependent NAD(+) synthetase, with the protein MNVSPEEIRLALGVSPSIDPRGAIQRRVQFLVDYCLTTGTKGFVLGISGGQDSTLAGRLCQLAVEELRRRDYDATFVAVRLPYRVQQDEQDAQDALEFIEPDRVVTFNIGEATDEVSKEFTTAMGHETSDFNKGNVKARMRMIAQYAIAGDMGLLVVGTDHAAEAVTGFYTKFGDGGADVAPLAGLTKRQGREMLQELGCPEHLYLKVPTADLLDDQPAQTDESALGLSYEEIDDYLEGKPVADDAAFSIEDRYRRSHHKRVMPVTPADTWWIRC; encoded by the coding sequence ATGAATGTTTCACCCGAAGAGATCCGATTGGCTTTGGGCGTCAGCCCCAGCATCGATCCACGTGGAGCGATTCAGCGTCGCGTCCAGTTCCTGGTCGATTACTGTTTGACGACCGGCACGAAAGGTTTCGTGCTGGGCATTTCAGGAGGGCAGGATTCAACCCTCGCCGGTCGACTGTGCCAACTGGCCGTTGAGGAACTGCGCAGGCGCGACTACGACGCGACGTTTGTTGCGGTGCGACTGCCATACCGGGTGCAACAGGACGAGCAAGACGCGCAAGACGCGCTCGAGTTCATCGAACCGGACCGTGTGGTGACGTTCAACATCGGTGAAGCCACCGACGAAGTCTCGAAAGAGTTCACCACAGCGATGGGGCACGAGACCTCGGACTTCAACAAAGGCAATGTGAAGGCCCGTATGCGCATGATCGCCCAGTACGCGATCGCCGGTGACATGGGGCTGTTGGTCGTGGGAACCGATCACGCTGCCGAGGCGGTCACCGGCTTCTACACCAAGTTCGGTGACGGGGGTGCTGACGTGGCACCTCTTGCGGGACTGACCAAACGCCAGGGCCGAGAAATGCTCCAAGAACTGGGTTGCCCTGAGCACTTGTACTTGAAGGTGCCCACAGCTGATCTCCTGGATGACCAGCCGGCGCAGACCGATGAAAGCGCGTTGGGACTGTCGTACGAAGAGATCGACGACTACCTCGAAGGAAAACCAGTCGCAGACGACGCCGCGTTTTCCATCGAGGATCGCTACCGTCGCAGCCATCACAAACGTGTCATGCCGGTGACACCTGCCGACACGTGGTGGATCCGCTGCTAG
- a CDS encoding CrcB family protein codes for MVDWVGVASVAEVVVLIAVIVAGGVGAVCRWACDTTLSRWLESSWPAAVFIINVVGSFLTGFLTGATVELAVFNVCVTGFCGAFTTFSTLMVGWLELTLRKRPVHGVLYAVGTVLACVLSVWLGLVTGSHL; via the coding sequence GTGGTTGATTGGGTCGGCGTTGCGTCCGTCGCCGAGGTCGTCGTGCTGATCGCGGTCATCGTGGCTGGCGGAGTGGGAGCGGTATGCCGGTGGGCATGCGATACCACCTTGAGCCGGTGGTTGGAATCGTCGTGGCCAGCGGCTGTTTTCATCATCAACGTGGTGGGAAGCTTCCTCACTGGGTTCCTCACAGGAGCCACGGTCGAACTTGCGGTGTTCAACGTGTGCGTGACCGGCTTCTGTGGAGCCTTCACCACGTTTTCAACACTCATGGTGGGGTGGTTGGAGCTCACGCTCCGCAAACGCCCGGTTCACGGCGTGTTGTACGCAGTGGGAACAGTTCTCGCGTGCGTGCTCAGTGTGTGGCTGGGTCTGGTGACCGGTTCACACCTCTAG